From one Sulfurimonas sp. genomic stretch:
- a CDS encoding type IV pilus twitching motility protein PilT, with translation MSDGKNEVDISKLTFEQLKKIREYLKKLIENGGSDLHVKANGVIRARINGTIIPFSGSIFSHEDAMTLAKEILRGRYSEFTENKDIDLVYQFDENNRFRVNIFFQTDGPSFVFRVIPMKIPTIDQMNYPEVVRTLTKEGRGLVLVTGATGSGKSTTLAAMINEINMTDKKHIITIEDPIEFVHKDKGCVINQRSVGQDTISFERALRAALREDPDIILVGEMRDRETVELALHAADTGHLVFSTLHTIDAKETINRIIAIFPNDEQNRVRLSLASVLKGVISQRLIPTVDDKRVAAMEILVKTPTIEKLILENRDYEIREAIEKGREHYKSQSFDQHILDIYNQGIITKEKAKDYATSSSDLELRMSGLSSGKAADFINGKSDKNSKDEATTQDDVFDLK, from the coding sequence ATGAGTGACGGTAAAAATGAAGTAGATATAAGTAAATTAACATTCGAGCAGTTAAAAAAAATCAGAGAGTATCTTAAAAAACTCATAGAAAATGGCGGGAGTGACTTGCATGTTAAAGCAAATGGAGTAATCCGCGCAAGGATAAACGGTACAATAATTCCGTTTTCGGGAAGCATATTCTCTCATGAGGATGCTATGACTTTAGCAAAAGAGATTTTAAGAGGCAGATATTCAGAATTTACGGAAAATAAAGATATCGACTTGGTTTATCAATTTGACGAGAATAATCGTTTTCGTGTAAATATTTTCTTTCAAACAGACGGTCCCTCTTTCGTATTCCGTGTTATTCCTATGAAGATACCGACAATTGATCAGATGAACTACCCTGAAGTTGTAAGAACTTTGACAAAAGAGGGACGAGGACTTGTTCTTGTTACGGGAGCAACTGGTAGCGGAAAATCAACCACTCTTGCGGCTATGATAAATGAGATTAATATGACTGATAAAAAACATATTATAACCATTGAAGATCCTATAGAATTTGTTCATAAAGACAAGGGATGTGTAATAAATCAGCGTTCGGTCGGGCAAGATACGATCTCTTTTGAGAGAGCCTTAAGAGCGGCTCTGCGTGAAGATCCGGATATCATACTTGTCGGAGAGATGAGAGATCGCGAAACGGTTGAGCTGGCACTTCATGCGGCAGATACGGGACATTTGGTTTTTTCTACACTGCACACGATAGATGCAAAAGAGACAATAAACCGTATAATAGCTATATTTCCAAATGATGAGCAAAATCGTGTTCGACTCTCACTTGCAAGCGTATTAAAAGGGGTTATCTCTCAAAGACTGATTCCTACTGTAGATGACAAACGAGTTGCGGCAATGGAGATACTCGTAAAGACTCCTACTATCGAGAAGTTGATACTCGAAAATAGAGATTACGAGATTCGCGAAGCAATAGAAAAAGGTCGAGAACACTATAAATCTCAAAGTTTTGATCAGCATATTTTAGATATATATAATCAAGGAATAATTACGAAAGAAAAAGCAAAAGATTATGCGACAAGCTCATCAGATTTGGAGCTTAGAATGAGTGGTTTAAGCAGCGGGAAAGCTGCAGATTTTATTAACGGCAAGTCTGATAAGAACTCTAAAGATGAAGCAACGACGCAAGACGATGTTTTTGATTTAAAATAG
- a CDS encoding 50S ribosomal protein L25/general stress protein Ctc, which produces MLEGIIRESIGKKGTKALRRDGYLIANIYGKGLENIHAAFKDNEYIRTVRNKDTLAFPIKVGAKEMNVVVQSYEAHPLTGKLLHVDLMVAQSGVLTHYHVPVVPQGDAIGLKNKGLVNLSKSRLRVKATIENVPNCINVDIAKMDVGDSMLVRDIARIDNVTFTDADRVSVLSIIKAK; this is translated from the coding sequence ATGTTAGAAGGCATTATTAGAGAGAGTATTGGCAAAAAAGGCACGAAGGCGCTTCGCCGTGATGGTTATCTAATTGCAAACATTTACGGAAAAGGGCTTGAAAATATTCACGCTGCATTTAAAGACAATGAGTATATCCGTACTGTTCGCAACAAAGATACTTTGGCGTTTCCTATTAAAGTAGGCGCAAAAGAGATGAATGTTGTTGTTCAATCATATGAAGCACATCCGTTAACAGGCAAGCTTTTACATGTAGATTTAATGGTAGCACAAAGTGGTGTTTTAACTCATTATCATGTTCCTGTCGTTCCACAAGGTGATGCAATCGGTCTTAAAAACAAGGGTCTTGTAAATCTTTCAAAATCTCGTTTAAGAGTTAAAGCTACTATTGAGAATGTTCCAAATTGCATCAATGTAGATATCGCAAAAATGGATGTTGGCGATTCTATGCTTGTTCGTGATATTGCAAGAATTGACAATGTTACATTTACGGATGCCGATCGTGTATCTGTACTAAGTATAATCAAAGCTAAGTAA
- the pth gene encoding aminoacyl-tRNA hydrolase — MMLIVGLGNPGPNYEYTRHNIGFMVIDELVKRQNAQKLSSSSFNGELFKFSNHFLLKPLTFMNLSGIAIGAVKKFYKIDEVVVIHDDLDLPFGTLRFKRGGGHGGHNGLKSTDENISKEYIRVRMGIGKPEHKGEVASYVLSDFNKNEQGYLKEWISVACEAVECLLTNSLEDVSTKYTIKNFQLK, encoded by the coding sequence ATTATGCTGATAGTCGGTCTGGGAAATCCTGGTCCGAATTATGAGTACACTCGTCATAACATAGGTTTTATGGTTATTGACGAGCTTGTTAAACGACAAAATGCCCAAAAACTCTCCTCGTCTTCATTTAACGGAGAACTCTTCAAATTTTCAAATCATTTTTTATTAAAACCGCTTACATTTATGAATCTCTCAGGAATTGCCATAGGAGCCGTCAAAAAGTTCTATAAAATAGATGAGGTAGTTGTAATACATGATGATTTGGATTTGCCTTTCGGGACGCTTCGCTTTAAAAGAGGCGGCGGACACGGCGGACATAACGGGCTTAAATCTACAGATGAAAATATTTCAAAAGAGTATATTAGAGTCAGGATGGGTATAGGCAAGCCTGAACATAAAGGAGAAGTTGCTTCTTATGTTTTAAGTGATTTTAACAAAAATGAGCAAGGATATCTTAAAGAGTGGATTTCTGTTGCATGTGAAGCAGTTGAGTGTTTGTTGACTAATTCACTGGAAGATGTTAGCACTAAATACACAATTAAAAATTTTCAGCTAAAATAG
- a CDS encoding LptF/LptG family permease, producing MLAFKYISFHYIKYFTIILAALVLFLVGFDYMGNAEKSDISANLFIIYLVYKSFYAVDMLLPISLVFAMISTKILLIRSNALVSFYSLGYSRADILKPFVVVSTIVIMLFISLHSISNFARADEFAKNIRKNAQYLSPTRDLFFTYKDKFVYFSKMLPLQESAEDIRVFSFSNNSLKEVLIASKALYRNDAWQIDRADIITKPDDINFDSLGIKVDEHKNLKILDGFRPKMLDQVYEGKVNFTIKDAIDAYLLLKEQKINTDVVKSSLYKIFIYPFFVPILIVIIFFFVPISVRFLNVSLFSFGAILSSLVVWALLFTLIELSSNKAIPSEVGIFIPVFILFLVALRQWKKYCREFDARGFITKI from the coding sequence ATGTTGGCTTTTAAATATATCTCTTTTCACTATATTAAATATTTTACTATTATATTAGCGGCGCTTGTTCTGTTTTTGGTAGGGTTTGATTATATGGGGAATGCAGAAAAATCAGATATTTCCGCAAACCTGTTTATTATATATCTGGTTTATAAATCTTTTTATGCCGTTGATATGCTGCTTCCTATTTCACTTGTTTTTGCAATGATAAGCACAAAAATATTATTAATCCGCTCCAATGCACTTGTCTCATTTTACTCACTTGGTTACTCAAGAGCCGATATTCTTAAGCCGTTTGTCGTAGTATCGACTATTGTTATTATGCTTTTTATATCACTACACTCAATTTCCAATTTTGCAAGAGCTGATGAATTCGCTAAAAATATTCGTAAAAATGCACAATATCTAAGTCCTACGAGAGATCTATTTTTCACATATAAAGATAAATTTGTATATTTTTCAAAGATGCTGCCTCTGCAAGAGAGCGCTGAAGATATAAGAGTATTTAGTTTTAGCAACAACTCTCTAAAGGAAGTTTTGATAGCTTCAAAAGCTCTATATAGAAATGATGCATGGCAAATAGACAGAGCCGATATCATTACTAAGCCTGATGATATTAATTTTGATTCACTGGGAATAAAAGTAGATGAGCATAAAAACTTGAAAATTCTTGATGGTTTTAGACCCAAAATGCTAGATCAAGTTTATGAGGGCAAAGTCAACTTTACGATTAAAGATGCAATTGATGCGTATTTACTTTTAAAGGAACAGAAAATTAACACGGATGTCGTGAAGAGTTCTTTGTATAAAATATTTATTTACCCGTTTTTTGTGCCAATTTTAATTGTTATTATCTTCTTTTTTGTTCCCATAAGTGTCCGATTTTTAAATGTTTCGTTATTTAGTTTTGGGGCTATTCTCTCGTCGCTTGTCGTATGGGCGCTTCTTTTTACATTGATTGAACTCTCTAGCAATAAAGCAATACCGAGTGAAGTCGGCATATTTATTCCTGTTTTTATACTCTTTTTGGTTGCTTTAAGACAGTGGAAGAAGTATTGCAGAGAATTTGATGCAAGAGGTTTTATAACAAAAATATAA